The nucleotide sequence GTTTACCACTCTACAGATGGAAAGCAATTGTTAGAAAATTTCCTTGTAAAGATTGCAGATGTACCACAAACTTGGACACCTCATGCTTTTGTGGATATGACGGTAGATGAGTTAAGAGAAAAGATAGGTGAAGATAAAGTAGTTCTTGGCCTTAGTGGGGGAGTAGATTCTACCGTTGCGGCAGTATTGCTTCATAAAGCTATTGGTAAAAACTTATACTGCATTTTCGTTAATAACGGTCTATTAAGAAAAGGAGAGTTTGAAAGTGTACTAGATCAATATAAAGACATGGGCTTGAACGTAAAAGGAGTAGACGCTTCCGCACGTTTTTTAACAGCTCTTGCCGGAATAAGCGATCCGGAGACTAAACGCAAAAAGATTGGAAATGCTTTTATAGAGGTGTTTGATGATGAAGCACATTTAATTAAAGATGTAAAATTCCTTGCCCAAGGAACGATTTATCCAGATGTGATTGAATCTGTATCTGTTTCTGGAGGTCCTTCTGCCACGATAAAATCTCATCATAATGTTGGTGGATTGCCAGATTTTATGAAACTTAAAATTGTAGAACCTCTAAAGATGTTATTTAAAGATGAGGTAAGAAGAGTAGGAGCTGAAATGGGCATAGATGCAGAATTATTAGGGAGGCATCCTTTTCCTGGCCCGGGTCTTGCTATTAGAATCTTGGGAGATATCACTGCAGAAAAAGTAAGGATCTTACAAGAAGTAGACGCTATCTTTATTAATGGTCTTAAAGAATGGATGTTGTATGATAAGGTTTGGCAAGCGGGTGCTATCTTACTTCCTGTAAACTCTGTAGGTGTTATGGGAGATGAAAGAACGTATGAGAAAGTAGTTGCTTTACGTGCTGTGGAATCTACAGATGGTATGACCGCAGATTGGGTAAACCTACCTTACGACTTTCTTCAAAAGACCTCAAATGATATAATAAATCGTGTTAAGGGCGTTAATAGAGTAGTGTATGACATTAGCTCTAAGCCACCAGCAACTATAGAATGGGAGTAGAATATCTTTGAACTTTTGATGTTAAGTTTTGAGAATACTGCTTTTTAAATAATATGAAAATCACGAAAATGAAGTACTTAATTGTTTTATGTTTATTTTTCCAGGTAGTTACTTCTACCGCTTATGGGCAAGCTTATAAATACCATACGGTGTCTCCGGGGGAAACTGTTTTTAGTATTTCGCAAAAATATGGAATTAGTGAAGCTGCTATCTATAAATATAATCCAGATGCTAAGAATGGGATACAGATTTCCAGCAAACTAGTAATTCCGGTAGTTGAGGATAATACGGTTAATAATAGCGCTGTTGCAGAAAATTCTCCTGTAAGTTTCACTTCGCATAAAGTTGAAAAGAAAGAAACATTATACAGTCTTTCAAAACAATATAATGTAGACATTGAAGATATTAAGAAGTATAATAAACAATTATATTCAAAAGAACTTCAGAAGGGAGAAACGGTTCAGATACCTGTATTTGGAAAAGCTCCATTTAGAAATGTAAAGACGGAAGTACCATCTCAACCAAAATCTGAAATAACCAGAAGTCCTGCTAAAACTCCACAGATCTCTAAGACTAGAGAACATATTATTATTCCTAAAGAAACGAAATATGGAATAGCAAGAAAATATGGGATGACTGTTGCAGAGCTAGAGGCTTTAAATCCAACAGTAGATGTGCTACAGCCGGGTATTATGCTTAAAGTAGGTACTAATGTATTAGATGAACCTGTGATCATTACAGATAATGCATTTGAATTTTATGAAGTTCAACCACAGGAGACTTTATATAGTTTAACAAAAAGATTTCAAATAGAACAAGACTCCTTAATAGCGCTCAACCCAGCTTTAAAAGATGGTTTGAAATATGGAATGGTTCTTAAAGTGCCTACTAAAGATGCTTATGGAAGAGAATTAAAAGAAGTTCCAGCTGATAAAGCAGAGAATGCCATAACTAGTAAAGTACAATCTTTAAGCTTAGAAAATAAGATCAAAGATTTCAAAACAAAGAATATAGTTTTAATGTTGCCTTATGGCTTGAATAAGGTTAGAATAGATTCTACCTCGAATGCTGGAAAGGTGCTGGAGAGCGATAGGGTAATGAGAATATCTTTAGATTTCTACAGTGGGGTTTTAATGGCCGTTAAGAAAGCAAAAGATCTTGGTATTTCTACAAATTTGAAAATCTATGACAGTCAGCAACAAACATCAAGTGTTTCTTCTATTATCAATTCTAATAGTTTTAGTAATGTGGATGCAGTAATAGGACCGCTACTTCAAGCCACTTCAGAAGAGGCTGCTCAGCTGTTATCCAATAAGAACATTCCAGTGATCTCTCCAATGACAAATAGAGAACTAAGATCAATATCAAATCTATATCAATCTATGCCTACAGATGATATGTTAAGAGATGCTATGATCTCATATCTTCAAAAGAATTCTCAAGATAAGAACGTATTAGTAATAGCAGATGGAGCCAATACTGCTACCAAGAGTAAACTGATGAATGCTATGCCCAATGCAAGAACAGTGAGCGTTTCTGGTAATAATGTTACAGAATCTTCACTTGCATCTCTAATGTCTACCTCTCGTGAGAATTGGGTAATATTAGAATCTGAAAGTGTTGCACTACTTAGTACGGCAACATCAGCATTGTTTAGACAGGCTAGAAAAAATAATATTACCTTATTTACTACCAATAAGAATAAATCTTTTGAGAGTGATGTGCTACTAAATGAGCATCTAGGGAAATTAAAGTTTCACTACCCTTCAGAATATAAAGAATTTGATGAAAATAATAGTGATTCTTTTATAGATGCTTATAAAGAAAAATATGGGTATTTGCCTAATAAATATACAACTAGAGGTTATGATCTAACGTTGGATGTATTGTT is from Gillisia sp. Hel1_33_143 and encodes:
- the guaA gene encoding glutamine-hydrolyzing GMP synthase, with translation MQQNVLILDFGSQYTQLIARRVRELNIFCEIFPYNNPPKDLSTYKAVILSGSPFSVRAEDAPHPDLSEIRGKLPVLAVCYGAQYFAHFHGGKVEPSQTREYGRANLSIIKDAELLFDGIRENSQVWMSHSDTIKDLPTNGVRLASTADVLNAAYRIDGEETYAIQFHPEVYHSTDGKQLLENFLVKIADVPQTWTPHAFVDMTVDELREKIGEDKVVLGLSGGVDSTVAAVLLHKAIGKNLYCIFVNNGLLRKGEFESVLDQYKDMGLNVKGVDASARFLTALAGISDPETKRKKIGNAFIEVFDDEAHLIKDVKFLAQGTIYPDVIESVSVSGGPSATIKSHHNVGGLPDFMKLKIVEPLKMLFKDEVRRVGAEMGIDAELLGRHPFPGPGLAIRILGDITAEKVRILQEVDAIFINGLKEWMLYDKVWQAGAILLPVNSVGVMGDERTYEKVVALRAVESTDGMTADWVNLPYDFLQKTSNDIINRVKGVNRVVYDISSKPPATIEWE
- a CDS encoding LysM peptidoglycan-binding domain-containing protein: MKYLIVLCLFFQVVTSTAYGQAYKYHTVSPGETVFSISQKYGISEAAIYKYNPDAKNGIQISSKLVIPVVEDNTVNNSAVAENSPVSFTSHKVEKKETLYSLSKQYNVDIEDIKKYNKQLYSKELQKGETVQIPVFGKAPFRNVKTEVPSQPKSEITRSPAKTPQISKTREHIIIPKETKYGIARKYGMTVAELEALNPTVDVLQPGIMLKVGTNVLDEPVIITDNAFEFYEVQPQETLYSLTKRFQIEQDSLIALNPALKDGLKYGMVLKVPTKDAYGRELKEVPADKAENAITSKVQSLSLENKIKDFKTKNIVLMLPYGLNKVRIDSTSNAGKVLESDRVMRISLDFYSGVLMAVKKAKDLGISTNLKIYDSQQQTSSVSSIINSNSFSNVDAVIGPLLQATSEEAAQLLSNKNIPVISPMTNRELRSISNLYQSMPTDDMLRDAMISYLQKNSQDKNVLVIADGANTATKSKLMNAMPNARTVSVSGNNVTESSLASLMSTSRENWVILESESVALLSTATSALFRQARKNNITLFTTNKNKSFESDVLLNEHLGKLKFHYPSEYKEFDENNSDSFIDAYKEKYGYLPNKYTTRGYDLTLDVLLRLGAMGTLEKSVQENIITEYVENEFHYKKKANGGFYNSAVYIMALDENLNLNVAN